One stretch of Zerene cesonia ecotype Mississippi chromosome 20, Zerene_cesonia_1.1, whole genome shotgun sequence DNA includes these proteins:
- the LOC119835185 gene encoding 23 kDa integral membrane protein-like produces MEGCGMNCIKYLLVVFNAVFMIFGIVIIAAACVDMGMIKGFAGMETTGHETDAVLIAVGVLIIIVAAFGCFGAWKESTKLLYIFVGCLILIILLELSVGIAAAALRPQIEGTMKTQLRASFIKNKSTREEDSVYREFWDKIQHNLKCCGVTGPDNYLASEPRLNPSYSCCPEDDSDRSVEIKRSDCISLDTFYKDGCEDKVLSTIHSAGLTVIVCGILFCFLEVAGIVLALWLAHSIKTEGKSRETA; encoded by the exons ATATTTGGCATAGTGATAATAGCCGCAGCATGCGTGGATATGGGGATGATAAAAGGTTTCGCTGGTATGGAGACCACGGGCCATGAAACTGACGCAGTGCTGATAGCAGTTGGGGTGCTGATCATCATTGTCGCTGCCTTCGGCTGCTTCGGTGCTTGGAAGGAAAGCACTAAGCTTTTGTACATC TTCGTCGGATGTCTTATACTAATCATTCTACTGGAACTGTCCGTTGGTATTGCTGCAGCGGCCTTACGACCCCAAATTGAAGGGACGATGAAGACGCAACTGCGAGCTTCGTTTATAAAGAACAAGTCTACAAGGGAAGAGGATTCGGTGTACAGGGAATTTTGGGACAAGATTCAACATAAC CTCAAATGCTGCGGAGTTACCGGACCAGACAACTACCTGGCCTCCGAGCCCCGCCTCAACCCGTCGTACAGCTGCTGCCCCGAAGACGACTCGGACCGCTCCGTGGAGATCAAGCGCTCCGACTGCATCTCCCTCGACACCTTCTACAAGGACGGCTGCGAGGATAAGGTCCTCAGCACTATACATTCCGCGGGCTTGACCGTCATCGTGTGCGGCATTCTCTTCTGTTTCTTGGAG gtgGCCGGCATAGTTTTGGCGCTATGGCTCGCACACTCCATAAAAACGGAGGGAAAGAGCCGAGAGACCGCGTAA